The window AATAATATTAAGGTGATTGAAGGCTTGGATACGCTAGTGAAACTTCAGGACCTGAGTTTGTTCAGCAATCGTATTTCTGTAATCGAGAACATGGATGCACTGCAAGACCTGCATATTCTTTCACTTGGAAACAATTTGATCTCGCAGCTTGACAGTGTAAGtccaaaagctttaaaaagttaaaaccaTGAgttttttgattgtgcaaatcATAACTCGGAGAATACATTATTGTTCTTTTAAGaatttgtgttttaaagaagTGAACTTGGAATCACAGCTGCAAACAGTATGTGCACAGCAAAATCCTCAGTGTTGTTTTAACACCCTGACATCGATTTTTCTAGGTAAATGTGTCATTATTTGAAAATCTATAAAGACTTAATTTTGGGATCGTTTCACCTACAGATCTGTTCTCTAACAATTACTCAACATGCAGACTTGtataataatatcattatagagctgctggatgttagacacatAGCGCTTCGCCCCTATGTCTTGAGGATGCCCCACAGGTCCTCGATAGtgttcaggtctggagacaaacacatgaacatgatgaagaggacatgtgactttgcatggttaaagcagtacagctgttatcacatagggtgtacttacttttgtcgtcagctattttgacaataatggctgtattttgagttatttttagaggacagtaaatccaTAGAGTTACAGTATACTgactactctaaaatatatttaatttctatagtattgttcTTTGAGAAGATTtactaaaatgtttgctgaaattagaGGGGTGTAATAACTTTTGTAAGTGGGTTTAAATGACAATTATCTTGCATGTAATATATTACTGTGCATTTCAAATGTACGCTTTTCATTCTAATTCAGTTTTGTTACTTTCAGGTAATATACCTAAGAAAGTTTAAGAACCTGCGCACACTCGACCTTGCTGGAAATGAGATCTGCAACGATGAAAACTATAAACGTTTTGTAGCTGCGTACCTTCCAGATCTGGTTTACCTGGATTACAGGCTAATAGATGAACAAACTGTgagttataaattatatttaacaaacacaTGACTTATGAATCAGACAGAGCaaagaactgtaaaaaaaaaaaaaaaaaaaaaaaaaacaaaggacacATAACTATATATCAGGCTAAGCTCAACACAAGATCTACTCTTGagcatttgcatatttttaatttcattcagAAAAACATGTACATTCTGATAAAGCATAGAAAACACTACCTCTAGGTATACTCTGTTTTACTATACATTACAAGTGTCACGAACTGTTAGGTGTAGGACTGTGGGCATAGTATTGAGGCATAGACGCAGAGGGTGATGATGGTGAAACAAAGTctttaaattataaacaaaccaaacaaacaagaacCAAGGAAGTTGGCTTGAACTTGGAGCATAGTATAGACAGAACTAATATTTAACGAATACATACACAGACTAGGGATTACACAAGGATTACGAACCGGACGAGACAAGACACACTAAACAGACTAGCGGACTAAACACTAGGGACTATACATGCAggggataaacacacacaagacaggcttggttaggcctactagctgttatgcacattagctgctaagctagctagtagctaaacagactaattgctAAACAGGCTAGTAGTCAGAGACCCAAGGGGCGGACAGACTAGGCACATagcagactaggtatgaaacagactaagaactctaaaggttagtggctaaacagACTATAATCTAAACAGACgaggagactagacagactcaaagactaaacagactaagatctaagcaggttagtagtgcaatggttagtatttatacagactaagaactagACATGCAAAGGAGGTTACTCACACATGAGGGTAAACGCACAAGGCTAATTCTCCTAGAGtctaatcctgctaggagacacaaaaacaaactaacttaagacaaatataaacttaacttaaagctccagaaaccaaaaggccaactataattaaacaaactaaaacagaacataaTCAGGGAAAACAAAACCCACTTAACAGAACTCACATTAacattaatgctcgacccagtttcccagaacaaccagctatttataacgAGAGTAATGAGCTACCTTGTTCAGGTGAGCgcctgcatcacctgaccgaggtgccttctgggaaactgagtctaccaacaaaaactacaaactaaacaCAGAGCCCTCTAGTGGGAAACCCTTACATCAAGGCATGCTGTATcttttaagacatttaaaaaatatatatatgaagctTGTTATAGGACAATAATGAACACCTTATAAACGCCTAGTTAATACCTACCACCATTACCATGACATATATTCTGCTCTTCTTACACCCTTAACAATAATTACATATTTGTTTACAATGACGatacattacattaaatattgTCATAATGTCATGCTATTTTAATCAATTTATATTCCTGATCAATCTTCTAAAACATCGGTAAAACAAATAGGGTATCATTTATTGTTACAGCTCCTATAAATAGTCATatcttattattgttattattattattatcattatgttTAATCCACAACAAAATCTTCAGTGTTGAATTAATACCTTacagtgtttatatacagtaggtctaGTTCAACCCTGGAGACTTTACGGTgtattatgttttatatgtttataaggtGTTACATTTGttataatatgtttataatgttagTTTACAGTATGGTTACAATTTTCAACCTATAAGATTAAGAGTTTAGTTGTATTGTGGTATAATATCAGGACTATACTGAATGTAAATCAAAGGTGggcataccttttttttttttagttgttcaAATTGCCAGTAGAGTAAATCTTCTTCTATATAGAGGTACTACTCAACATCGTCTCCATCACAAATGCAACATTGTTGAGCCCAGCCCTCGAATCCTCTATTGAAAATCCACTTTGCTGTAATTAATGGTCTCCCATCTCACTACAGAATGGTTATGAAGATGACACCATTGACAAGAGCAATGCAGATGGTTGAAGATGAGATGTTTTCAAAGAGGATTTGAGAGTTGGGTATAATGATGACACAGTGTATCATAATGCCCATTTTTGCATTACCTATCACATAGTAATTATTCAACAGTGTCCTACAATAGAGGAACTAAAGTGTGTTAGTGATTACATTAAGTATTctctaaaatgttttcttttaactttGATCTCTGCTCTttccaaagagaaaaaaaggacagtCCCAGTATCAGAATTTAGTTGAGAACATGAAACACAACGAAATGCAGGAGCAGAAGGCAGCAGAGGCTCAGAAAAAAATTGAACAAGAGATTCAGCTGCATAAGGTGACAATTCATAAAGGcaaaattatatttcatttctttatgttaATATTAGAAGGTGATGGTGCATCATGGTCAGAGTACTTGTGAATGGAGGGATACTGTAAggcacaacatactgtataacgtGCAAAAGTCCCAcatcctaaccctaaccctaaccctgccATCCCAAACTCCATCTTGATTTCATCATATTCTGTgtgatgtttttaaaagaatgcTAAACAGCAAAGTATTTCATACTACTAAAGAAATTTGCTCATCGGTAACATTAGTTAAACTGGATAACTAACCACTAGACAGCAAGGTAACTATTAAGCAGGTATTACTAATAGCTAATAACTAGTAGCTAATAAACTAGCTTGCATTAAGTCACAGACAGTCAAATGAGATTCAGTAATTTGAGAcacagtgctggtcccaagcccagataaaatgggagggttgcgtcaggaagggtatcagcataaaacctgtgccaagttgtagtgcagaCTGGATactccactgtggcgaccccttgccgggagcagccgaaagaccaacaacatactTGTTATACCATAACAATGACGACATCATTCATTGCTTATGTTACCCAAGGTATCGCTGCTAGCACGGTTAGGGACATTTTTTGGTATCACCGGTGTGTCTGTAGTTGATATAATGGCATTTATGTGGTTTACTGAATGACTAAATGTCTGTGAATAAATTATACAAGCTAATGATACAATTTTCTTCTAATTTGTGTGTTGTAGGATGCATTTGTGGAATATTTGAATGGACCTCAGCTATTTGAAAGCATGTTTGCAGATGATGTTGAGGCATCTAAGTTATCGTACCTTCCTGGAGTTGATGACCTACTGGAATCATATCCTTACTTTACACTAACGCTGACATCAGACTTAAAATGATGATATACTGAGTAAACACAGATTACATTCTCTGGTCTGGaccatcagttaaaaaaaaaaaaaaactgacaagaTCACACAATAATATGGTATGTCTGCTTGGAATGTCAGGAATGTTCCATAAGGCCAGAGCTCAGCATGTCAAATTGACATGGCTCCTCATAAGAGCAGCGAAACAAGCAGCATTTCCTACCTTTAAgtcacagtgtacagtatatagtacagtatataatatgtattCGGTTTTGACCCCTTGAACCTTCGACctttatttatactgagattaaatgaCACACTGGTGGACTCTATTCACTGATTAGGTGACTTCTAAAGGCAGttggttccactgtattttagttaggggtatcagagtaaGGAGGCACAACacacttttcatatttttatttttagaagctCTTCCTTCCACtccacaattatgtgccacactgtaatgttttatcacataaaatccgTATTAAATACATTAAGGTTTGTGGAGGTAACATGACAAGatatggaaaagttcaaggggtatgaatacttttgcaaggcactgtaagtTAAAGACAGTTTGCAACAATTCGATAATATACATCATTCATCACAGTTACAGTTGCTACATTTTTGCTAACAAGAACAAAACATGAAAGCATTTATAGCTTTTTCTTATTGTAGCTCAGGTCAAAATTGATGTAATTCCAAGTAACTAACTCCCCACTTTAGAATTAGTTTAATGCAGCATAACTGACCCCAAGCAGAAATAGAGCTATTTAGCCGTACCTCCTTTCTTTAACAGGCCAGCCATCTTGATGGGTGTTCTCTTCAGGTTTTTTTGAACAACGTAGTGTATAAAGACCTTTCTGTTTCTTAGGTAATTGTTTAAAGCCAATACCCAAAAGTGCCTAATTGATGGTACAGTACTTCAAGTTGGTATCTTAGTAAACcaatgtaagtatatatttattgatgAAAACTTCATAGCCCTAATGTAAGTTGGTCCGGCTAAAGACGTCCTCAAAATGCAGGAAATCGAAATACAAATTCATTAGACATACATCACCAGTTGGGACGGTAAAAAAATGGCACAACTTAAACCTTACAGGAAGAAGGCACATAAACAGAGATGAAGCACACAAAGGtctgtaaatattaaaaatggtgCCTATACAAATGGACAATAATACACATTGCATTCTTCTTAACTGCATTGACACATACCGGACGCAGTTGGAAGCATTCTGCATGCAGATTTTTGAAGCAGGTTTAACACAGCACACCCAAAGGCAGAATGATATGGAATGTTTCTTCACCTGTTTCCAAATGGCCATGGCTGACAATCAGCAGAGAGGAGCTCAGGTAGTAACGGACTTTGAGAGGTCAAGGAGACAGGTTGGTTTCTTCTTAACATGACATAGACAGATGGTAGACAGTAGACTAATAGAGTGCTAATAATGTTactctcatactgtacataacccaAGTACTATACCGCTTTCTTGGAGGTAATGGTTGAGATGAAGCAGGAGGCAGACCACAGCTTGGTGAAAGACAGAGTCAGAAATGAGATCGCGCAGGTTTGTGACACTCTCCTGACTCTGGAGCTGCAGCTAGTGTCTCAGTTGGAGGTATGGTGCACAATGGTGCATATGTTTTCCACATAATTTTGTCCTTATTGTGATTAGTTTTCTATAATATTATAGCTCAGACAGTAGTGCCAGTGGCAAGGCAAATCACaggtatacagtaaatgaatgTGCTTGTTTTAACACATTATTGCTTCTATAGTAACAAATATTCCAAAGATCGGCAGACAAAACATACATTTTgaggacaaaagtatttggccaaagcTGTTACTTATTGAAATCAGGTTTTCCAATCAGGcctcttatccccagtgaagaaCAATcgtaatgcttcagcataccaagacaatGCTATGTTTCCAACTTTTTGGCAACAGTTTGGAGAAGGCCCTTTttatcagtgtctgacctcataaatgctctacagaatgaatgggcacagATTCCCACAGAGGCTCACCAACATCGTTTCAAGTacagtggaagctgttatagctgcaaaaggtgGAACAACTCCATATCGAAGTATATGTCTATTGGGATACACTGTCACTTCAGGTTTGgctaaatacttttgtccatatagtgtacataaaaaacagattaaaaaatgtataattcttGATATGatagtttgtttgttaaaaaaaatgtattgtctCCAGTTTAAGTGTGTTGTAAACGACCAACATGACCTGCATGTTCACCTTAAAGCTT of the Clarias gariepinus isolate MV-2021 ecotype Netherlands chromosome 16, CGAR_prim_01v2, whole genome shotgun sequence genome contains:
- the drc3 gene encoding dynein regulatory complex subunit 3, giving the protein MSRLYDIKESNVIDEEMLKKAVEEQGPQDQAGLIAKAEGLKYDKVTELRLDYRKILKIDHLWQFTSLTKLQLDNNIIEKIDGLEKLTNLVWLDLSFNNIKVIEGLDTLVKLQDLSLFSNRISVIENMDALQDLHILSLGNNLISQLDSVIYLRKFKNLRTLDLAGNEICNDENYKRFVAAYLPDLVYLDYRLIDEQTRKKGQSQYQNLVENMKHNEMQEQKAAEAQKKIEQEIQLHKDAFVEYLNGPQLFESMFADDVEASKLSYLPGVDDLLESYRTQLEAFCMQIFEAGLTQHTQRQNDMECFFTCFQMAMADNQQRGAQVVTDFERSRRQVMVEMKQEADHSLVKDRVRNEIAQVCDTLLTLELQLVSQLEDIIKDFERNITEMVGGFTEFVQGIFAQCRDLENQHHENVLEIAMETLDKVSKNELKEALPEDVLLLFVDKDTMINAVSASHDTHLLKIDNREDELLTRINSWKSELMKSLHDDKVKRNRKRISEIHQYVNYARDQLEGTPLPDYQ